From one Lycium barbarum isolate Lr01 chromosome 6, ASM1917538v2, whole genome shotgun sequence genomic stretch:
- the LOC132599131 gene encoding LOB domain-containing protein 23-like: MTCTRCAACKQLRRRCPSNCIFLPYFPPNNPQRFSYVHRIYGASNVGKMLQQVEEHQRADVADSLYYEAYCRIKDPVYGCVGIITVLHEEIYHAQCQLAKVQAEIDLLKAQAPVQGELLGLQVNEFLANQNGAYCSTQSSFDPSFY, translated from the exons atgacttgTACGCGTTGTGCAGCTTGCAAGCAATTGAGAAGAAGATGTCCTTCTAATTGTATATTTTTGCCATATTTTCCTCCAAATAATCCTCAAAGATTTTCTTATGTTCACAGAATCTATGGTGCTAGCAATGTTGGAAAGATGCTCCAG CAAGTAGAAGAGCATCAACGAGCAGATGTAGCAGACTCATTGTACTATGAGGCATATTGCAGAATTAAGGATCCAGTTTATGGTTGTGTTGGAATAATTACTGTTTTACATGAAGAAATCTACCATGCACAATGCCAATTGGCTAAAGTACAAGCTGAAATTGACTTACTCAAAGCTCAGGCACCAGTTCAAGGAGAGTTATTAGGGCTACAAGTAAATGAATTTCTTGCCAATCAAAATGGAGCTTATTGTTCAACACAATCATCATTTGATCCTTCGTTTTACTAA
- the LOC132644710 gene encoding uncharacterized protein LOC132644710: MGICTSSPLMPKQNGTIMNLPVTKVAMVIQMNGKLQEFQHPITAGEILIQNPDFFICSSEAMNVNALVPPLAKVEILQLGQLYFLLPISKLNTPLSLQDMCALAVKASTALNDYCYLSTTLSKSGKGFKKMQDCHTRDLNPRPEVFESPLPLQY; this comes from the coding sequence ATGGGTATCTGTACATCTTCACCATTGATGCCAAAACAAAATGGAACCATAATGAATTTACCAGTTACAAAAGTAGCCATGGTGATTCAAATGAACGGAAAACTTCAAGAATTCCAGCACCCCATTACCGCAGGCGAAATCCTTATTCAAAATCCTGATTTCTTCATTTGTAGCTCAGAAGCCATGAATGTCAACGCTTTAGTGCCTCCATTGGCTAAAGTTGAAATATTGCAGCTTGGTCAGCTTTATTTTCTTTTGCCAATTTCAAAGTTAAACACTCCACTTTCTCTTCAAGATATGTGTGCACTTGCTGTTAAAGCAAGTACAGCTCTTAATGACTATTGTTATTTGTCCACTACACTGTCAAAATCAGGAAAGGGATTCAAGAAAATGCAAGATTGTCATACTAGAGATTTGAACCCGAGACCTGAAGTTTTTGAATCACCCTTACCACTACAGTACTAG
- the LOC132599132 gene encoding plastid division protein PDV2 gives MDEDRIGLVLARISELRVEITNCIQKASTNANKDENGVEEPAEDEDEAVDCLLNIKDALESLEAQVSSLQALQEQQWYEKEAALAEIGYSQEKLLQTLKGYEGKDFQVIHEAIAFVSETVEDNNDLLLPPYPSRPSRSLVSDKSYGARKFTQNGAIGGHNHDSRKDLDEANHERSESKSPLRMVKFFTSAAAKTALTVVGVICVLSLAGFEPQLKKWDNQFKVSNLFQQLANKGKVPVAENGETQCTVKERVEIPFESVVATPDVNYGCG, from the exons ATGGACGAAGACAGAATAGGGTTAGTGCTTGCTAGAATCTCAGAGTTGAGGGTAGAGATAACAAATTGCATTCAGAAAGCATCAACAAATGCAAACAAAGATGAAAATGGAGTAGAAGAACCGGCTGAGGATGAAGATGAAGCTGTGGATTGTTTGTTGAACATTAAGGATGCTCTTGAATCACTTGAAGCCCAGGTGTCTTCTTTGCAG GCACTACAAGAGCAACAATGGTATGAAAAGGAAGCAGCCCTGGCTGAGATAGGTTATAGTCAAGAAAAATTGCTCCAGACACTGAAAGGATATGAAGGCAAGGACTTCCAAGTCATACACGAGGCAATTGCTTTTGTTTCTGAAACAGTAGAAGACAACAACGATCTTCTACTTCCTCCTTACCCAAGCAGACCTTCTCGTTCCCTGGTGTCAGACAAGAGTTATGGTGCCCGGAAGTTCACTCAAAATGGGGCAATTGGTGGCCACAACCACGATTCCAGGAAAGATCTTGATGAAGCTAACCATGAAAGATCCGAGTCTAAAAGCCCATTAAGAATGGTTAAATTCTTCACTAGTGCAGCAGCCAAGACAGCACTCACAGTTGTTGGTGTAATCTGTGTCTTGAGTTTGGCAGGATTCGAACCTCAGCTAAAGAAATGGGATAATCAGTTCAAGGTATCAAACTTGTTTCAACAGCTGGCGAACAAGGGAAAAGTGCCCGTGGCTGAAAATGGTGAAACTCAGTGCACCGTGAAAGAGAGAGTTGAAATCCCATTTGAATCAGTCGTGGCAACTCCAGATGTAAATTATGgctgtggatga